A genomic region of Bernardetia sp. ABR2-2B contains the following coding sequences:
- a CDS encoding chorismate mutase yields the protein MNASQKKPGLDLFSSETCLNQSRQEIDKIDTELIKIIAQRMEIVKKIGEHKRKHKLETLQPNRWQTILDSRQKIAEELDLPSDLVLDIFEVIHQMAIQTQSK from the coding sequence ATGAATGCTTCTCAAAAAAAACCAGGTCTTGATTTATTTTCTTCTGAAACTTGTCTAAATCAGTCTCGTCAAGAAATTGATAAAATTGATACTGAACTTATCAAAATTATAGCTCAACGAATGGAAATTGTCAAAAAAATAGGAGAACACAAACGCAAACACAAATTAGAAACTCTTCAACCCAATCGATGGCAAACTATCTTAGATTCTCGCCAAAAAATAGCAGAAGAGTTAGACTTGCCTTCTGACTTAGTCCTAGATATTTTCGAAGTCATTCATCAAATGGCAATTCAAACACAAAGTAAATAA
- a CDS encoding prephenate dehydratase domain-containing protein has translation MKTIAIQGKLFSFHHLAAQKQFGEKNQWLHCQNFDELLHAVAKKRVSMGMIAVENSLVGKVSDNYEKIEAMNLRVLGEIDLPIQLHLAAKKGTQVSDLRTVYSHPVALAECGIFLSKNKKITPTNFSDTAGAIRWIGEQQNQHKNLDSAAIGGIEAIHYYRLQAIQKNIHDHHNNATKFLAIASK, from the coding sequence ATGAAAACTATCGCTATCCAAGGAAAACTTTTTTCTTTCCATCATCTTGCAGCCCAAAAACAGTTTGGAGAAAAAAACCAGTGGTTGCATTGTCAAAACTTTGATGAATTATTACATGCCGTTGCAAAAAAAAGGGTGTCTATGGGAATGATTGCCGTCGAAAACTCACTTGTCGGAAAGGTCTCTGATAATTATGAGAAAATTGAAGCAATGAACTTGAGGGTTTTGGGAGAAATAGATTTACCTATTCAACTTCATTTAGCAGCAAAAAAAGGAACTCAAGTTTCAGATTTGCGTACCGTTTATTCTCACCCCGTTGCCCTAGCTGAATGTGGAATTTTTCTATCTAAAAACAAAAAAATCACTCCAACTAATTTTAGTGATACAGCTGGTGCAATTCGTTGGATAGGAGAGCAACAAAATCAACATAAAAACTTAGATTCGGCTGCCATTGGAGGAATTGAGGCAATTCATTATTATAGACTTCAAGCTATCCAAAAAAATATTCATGACCATCATAATAATGCCACTAAATTTTTAGCAATTGCTAGTAAATAA